From Selenomonas sp. AB3002, one genomic window encodes:
- a CDS encoding DUF1097 domain-containing protein, giving the protein MRQLGKAILDINQTDFVVAGVSALACLGTLAGMPVWALFIGWAWYLAIGANKTAIREGSVTCVAAAVLALTAVVLTDAFAVFMPGMQASMLAVFLMIMALMVALKLPCIKHSLVGFNSFSCIFAGYYLGAFPAQSDYILNLVVAFVYITGANILGLFVGWASQQLAGFSFRRRDQQGDLEIS; this is encoded by the coding sequence ATGAGACAGTTGGGAAAGGCTATTCTTGATATCAATCAGACGGATTTCGTGGTGGCGGGTGTTTCGGCGCTGGCTTGCCTGGGGACTTTGGCAGGGATGCCGGTGTGGGCGCTTTTCATTGGCTGGGCGTGGTATCTGGCCATTGGGGCAAATAAAACGGCCATCAGGGAAGGTTCTGTCACCTGCGTGGCGGCGGCAGTCCTGGCCCTGACGGCTGTGGTTCTGACGGATGCGTTCGCTGTGTTCATGCCAGGGATGCAGGCTTCCATGCTGGCGGTGTTCCTGATGATCATGGCCTTGATGGTAGCCCTGAAGCTGCCCTGTATCAAGCATTCACTGGTGGGTTTTAATTCCTTTTCCTGCATCTTTGCAGGCTATTACCTGGGCGCTTTTCCCGCTCAGTCTGACTATATTTTGAACCTGGTTGTTGCTTTCGTCTACATCACCGGCGCCAACATCCTGGGCCTTTTTGTAGGCTGGGCCAGCCAGCAACTGGCAGGTTTTTCCTTCCGCAGGCGTGACCAGCAGGGGGATTTGGAAATATCGTAA
- the gdhA gene encoding NADP-specific glutamate dehydrogenase, which translates to MADSKAYVKEVLDLVAKRDPDQPQFLHTAGKVLESVEPVLSQHPEYQANKILERMVEPERVISFRVPWTDDKGEIQINRGFRVQMSSAIGPYKGGLRFHPSVNLDILKFLAFEQVYKNALTGLPIGGAKGGSDFDPHGKSDAEVMRFCQSFMTELYRHIGPDVDVPAGDIGVGGREVGYLFGQYKRIRNSYDAGVLTGKRVDYWGSLARPEATGYGLLYFVKNMLDAKGIDLKDKVLVVSGSGNVATYAIEKAQSFGAKVVTCSDSNGYVYDPNGIDLDAVKEIKQVRRGRIKEYVETHPNAEYHEGCSGVWTVKCDVALPCATQGEISLESAKILVENGVKAVGEGANMPSVIEAIDYFQSHGVLFAPAKAANAGGVAVSALEMAQNSERLQWTFEEVDGRLQGIMKNIYEQSKKNAEAYADPDDLVAGANITAFLKVANVMLAHGLV; encoded by the coding sequence ATGGCAGACAGCAAAGCGTACGTCAAAGAAGTCTTGGACCTGGTGGCAAAGCGTGACCCTGACCAGCCCCAGTTCCTCCACACCGCAGGCAAAGTCCTGGAATCCGTCGAACCGGTGCTCTCGCAGCATCCCGAATACCAGGCAAACAAAATCCTCGAGCGCATGGTAGAACCGGAGCGCGTCATTTCCTTCCGTGTTCCCTGGACAGATGACAAGGGCGAGATCCAGATCAACCGCGGCTTCCGCGTGCAGATGTCCTCTGCCATCGGCCCCTATAAGGGCGGTCTGCGCTTCCACCCCAGCGTGAACCTGGATATCCTGAAATTCCTGGCCTTCGAACAGGTTTACAAGAACGCCCTCACGGGCCTGCCCATCGGCGGTGCCAAGGGCGGCTCCGACTTTGACCCCCACGGCAAGAGCGATGCAGAGGTCATGCGCTTCTGCCAGAGCTTCATGACTGAGCTTTACCGCCATATCGGACCGGATGTGGATGTACCGGCAGGTGATATCGGCGTAGGCGGCCGCGAGGTAGGCTATCTCTTCGGCCAGTACAAGCGCATCAGGAACTCCTACGACGCAGGCGTCCTCACGGGCAAGCGCGTGGATTACTGGGGCAGCCTGGCCCGCCCCGAAGCTACGGGCTACGGCCTCCTGTATTTCGTCAAGAACATGCTGGATGCCAAGGGCATCGACCTGAAAGACAAGGTGCTGGTAGTCTCCGGCTCCGGCAACGTGGCCACCTATGCCATCGAGAAGGCCCAGTCCTTCGGCGCCAAGGTGGTTACCTGCTCCGACTCCAACGGCTATGTCTATGACCCCAATGGCATCGACCTGGATGCTGTGAAGGAAATCAAGCAGGTGCGCCGCGGCCGCATCAAGGAATATGTGGAGACTCATCCCAATGCCGAGTACCATGAGGGCTGCTCCGGCGTCTGGACCGTGAAGTGCGACGTGGCCCTCCCCTGCGCTACCCAGGGTGAAATCAGCCTGGAATCCGCCAAGATTCTGGTGGAGAACGGGGTCAAGGCCGTAGGCGAAGGCGCCAACATGCCTTCCGTCATCGAGGCCATCGATTACTTCCAGAGCCACGGCGTCCTCTTCGCCCCCGCCAAGGCAGCCAACGCCGGCGGCGTGGCAGTCTCCGCCCTTGAAATGGCCCAGAACTCCGAGCGTCTCCAGTGGACCTTCGAAGAAGTTGACGGCCGCCTCCAGGGCATCATGAAGAACATCTACGAACAGTCCAAGAAGAACGCTGAAGCATACGCAGATCCTGATGATCTCGTAGCTGGCGCCAACATCACCGCCTTCCTGAAGGTGGCCAACGTCATGCTGGCACACGGGCTGGTGTAA